The following coding sequences lie in one Leucoraja erinacea ecotype New England chromosome 20, Leri_hhj_1, whole genome shotgun sequence genomic window:
- the slc29a4a gene encoding equilibrative nucleoside transporter 4 isoform X1, whose translation MATLGTEQFRSGTPSHTPDGNVVMNFSFDGYPLEEEEVQIKERQRQRQGSAMSNAHEPDVESHPKDSYHGIYFAMLLAGVGFLLPYNSFITDVDYLHQKYPGTSIVFDMSLTYILVALVAVILNNALVELLSLHTRITVGYLFALGPLVFVSVFDVWLELFTVHQAYGINLAAVGIVAFGCTVQQSSFYGYTGMLPKRYTQGVMTGESTAGVIISLSRIFTKLLLPDERKNTIIFFFISIAMEMMCFILHLLVKRSKFVRYYTAHSSRGHERLKVKGHAEQGHGYRVHHNVNTEEVRFENGTVESPQSEGPEREVPVTAAYMRFDAPRSRLRRNWPSFRDIILHRYMVAGVIWPYMLSITLTYFITLCLFPGLESEIRNCTLGEWLPILIMAIFNLSDFVGKILAALPYDWRGLHLLACSSTRVVFIPLFLLCVLPSDRPVFSHPAWPCVFSLLMGISNGYFGSVPMILAAGKVSPEQRELAGNTMTVSYMSGLTLGSAVAYITFSLTSMSHTSCIHTETVNGTFTTGL comes from the exons atggCAACACTGGGCACAGAGCAGTTCAGGAGCGgtaccccctcacacacccccgaCGGCAACGTGGTGATGAACTTCAGCTTCGACGGGTATCCGCTGGAAGAGGAGGAGGTCCAGATCAAGgagaggcagcggcagcggcaaggCAGCGCCATGTCCAACGCCCACGAACCAG ATGTGGAGTCACATCCCAAGGACAGCTACCACGGTATCTACTTTGCCATGCTGCTGGCCGGAGTGGGATTCCTCCTGCCTTACAACAGCTTCATCACAGATGTGGACTAcctgcaccaaaaatatccag GAACATCTATCGTGTTTGACATGAGCCTCACCTACATCCTGGTGGCTCTTGTGGCCGTGATTTTAAACAACGCACTAGTGGAGTTGCTCAGCCTACACACCCGCATCACCGTGG GGTATCTGTTTGCATTGGGACCCCTGGTGTTTGTCAGCGTTTTCGATGTTTGGCTGGAGCTGTTCACGGTGCACCAGGCGTACGGCATCAACCTGGCAGCGGTAGGCATCGTGGCGTTCGGCTGTACCG TACAGCAGTCGAGCTTCTATGGTTACACAGGGATGCTGCCCAAACGATACACGCAAGGGGTGATGACTGGAGAAA GCACTGCCGGGGTCATCATTTCCCTCAGCAGAATTTTCACCAAACTCCTGCTCCCAGACGAGAGGAAGAACACCATCATCTTCTTCTTCATATCAATCGCCATGGAGATGATGTGCTTCATCTTGCACCTGCTGGTCAAAAGGAGCAAGTTTGTGCGATACTACACGGCCCACAGCAGCAGGGGCCACGAGCGGCTCAAGGTCAAAGGTCACGCGGAGCAGGGCCATGGTTACCGGGTTCACCATAATGTCAATACAGAGGAAGTAAGATTT GAGAACGGCACGGTGGAAAGCCCGCAGTCAGAGGGGCCAGAGCGCGAGGTCCCAGTGACAGCCGCCTACATGAGGTTCGATGCACCAAGGTCGAGGCTGAGGCGAAACTGGCCGAGTTTCAGAG ACATCATTCTACACCGGTACATGGTGGCTGGCGTTATCTGGCCCTACATGTTGTCCATTACACTAACGTACTTCATCACCCTCTGTCTGTTTCCGGGCCTGGAATCAGAAATCCGCAACTGCACTCTCGGAGAGTGGCTGCCCATCCTCATCATggccatcttcaacctgtccGACTTTGTGGGAAAG ATTCTCGCAGCCCTCCCTTACGACTGGAGAGGGCTCCACCTGTTGGCCTGCTCCTCCACGCGGGTGGTCTTCATCCCACTGTTCCTCCTGTGTGTACTGCCCAGTGACCGGCCAGTGTTCAGCCACCCCGCCTGGCCGTGTGTCTTCTCCCTGCTCATGGGCATCTCCAATGGTTATTTTGGTAGCGTGCCCATGATCCTGGCAGCGGGCAAAGTCAGCCCGGAGCAGAGAGAGCTGGCAG GCAACACCATGACTGTGTCCTACATGTCCGGCCTAACCCTGGGATCGGCAGTGGCCTACATCACCTTCAGCCTGACCAGTATGTCTCACACCTCATGCATTCACACTGAAACAGTCAACGGTACTTTCACCACAGGACTCTAA
- the slc29a4a gene encoding equilibrative nucleoside transporter 4 isoform X3 produces MATLGTEQFRSGTPSHTPDGNVVMNFSFDGYPLEEEEVQIKERQRQRQGSAMSNAHEPDVESHPKDSYHGIYFAMLLAGVGFLLPYNSFITDVDYLHQKYPGTSIVFDMSLTYILVALVAVILNNALVELLSLHTRITVGYLFALGPLVFVSVFDVWLELFTVHQAYGINLAAVGIVAFGCTVQQSSFYGYTGMLPKRYTQGVMTGESTAGVIISLSRIFTKLLLPDERKNTIIFFFISIAMEMMCFILHLLVKRSKFVRYYTAHSSRGHERLKVKGHAEQGHGYRVHHNVNTEEVRFENGTVESPQSEGPEREVPVTAAYMRFDAPRSRLRRNWPSFRDIILHRYMVAGVIWPYMLSITLTYFITLCLFPGLESEIRNCTLGEWLPILIMAIFNLSDFVGKILAALPYDWRGLHLLACSSTRVVFIPLFLLCVLPSDRPVFSHPAWPCVFSLLMGISNGYFGSVPMILAAGKVSPEQRELAGNTMTVSYMSGLTLGSAVAYITFSLTR; encoded by the exons atggCAACACTGGGCACAGAGCAGTTCAGGAGCGgtaccccctcacacacccccgaCGGCAACGTGGTGATGAACTTCAGCTTCGACGGGTATCCGCTGGAAGAGGAGGAGGTCCAGATCAAGgagaggcagcggcagcggcaaggCAGCGCCATGTCCAACGCCCACGAACCAG ATGTGGAGTCACATCCCAAGGACAGCTACCACGGTATCTACTTTGCCATGCTGCTGGCCGGAGTGGGATTCCTCCTGCCTTACAACAGCTTCATCACAGATGTGGACTAcctgcaccaaaaatatccag GAACATCTATCGTGTTTGACATGAGCCTCACCTACATCCTGGTGGCTCTTGTGGCCGTGATTTTAAACAACGCACTAGTGGAGTTGCTCAGCCTACACACCCGCATCACCGTGG GGTATCTGTTTGCATTGGGACCCCTGGTGTTTGTCAGCGTTTTCGATGTTTGGCTGGAGCTGTTCACGGTGCACCAGGCGTACGGCATCAACCTGGCAGCGGTAGGCATCGTGGCGTTCGGCTGTACCG TACAGCAGTCGAGCTTCTATGGTTACACAGGGATGCTGCCCAAACGATACACGCAAGGGGTGATGACTGGAGAAA GCACTGCCGGGGTCATCATTTCCCTCAGCAGAATTTTCACCAAACTCCTGCTCCCAGACGAGAGGAAGAACACCATCATCTTCTTCTTCATATCAATCGCCATGGAGATGATGTGCTTCATCTTGCACCTGCTGGTCAAAAGGAGCAAGTTTGTGCGATACTACACGGCCCACAGCAGCAGGGGCCACGAGCGGCTCAAGGTCAAAGGTCACGCGGAGCAGGGCCATGGTTACCGGGTTCACCATAATGTCAATACAGAGGAAGTAAGATTT GAGAACGGCACGGTGGAAAGCCCGCAGTCAGAGGGGCCAGAGCGCGAGGTCCCAGTGACAGCCGCCTACATGAGGTTCGATGCACCAAGGTCGAGGCTGAGGCGAAACTGGCCGAGTTTCAGAG ACATCATTCTACACCGGTACATGGTGGCTGGCGTTATCTGGCCCTACATGTTGTCCATTACACTAACGTACTTCATCACCCTCTGTCTGTTTCCGGGCCTGGAATCAGAAATCCGCAACTGCACTCTCGGAGAGTGGCTGCCCATCCTCATCATggccatcttcaacctgtccGACTTTGTGGGAAAG ATTCTCGCAGCCCTCCCTTACGACTGGAGAGGGCTCCACCTGTTGGCCTGCTCCTCCACGCGGGTGGTCTTCATCCCACTGTTCCTCCTGTGTGTACTGCCCAGTGACCGGCCAGTGTTCAGCCACCCCGCCTGGCCGTGTGTCTTCTCCCTGCTCATGGGCATCTCCAATGGTTATTTTGGTAGCGTGCCCATGATCCTGGCAGCGGGCAAAGTCAGCCCGGAGCAGAGAGAGCTGGCAG GCAACACCATGACTGTGTCCTACATGTCCGGCCTAACCCTGGGATCGGCAGTGGCCTACATCACCTTCAGCCTGACCA
- the slc29a4a gene encoding equilibrative nucleoside transporter 4 isoform X2, translated as MATLGTEQFRSGTPSHTPDGNVVMNFSFDGYPLEEEEVQIKERQRQRQGSAMSNAHEPDVESHPKDSYHGIYFAMLLAGVGFLLPYNSFITDVDYLHQKYPGTSIVFDMSLTYILVALVAVILNNALVELLSLHTRITVGYLFALGPLVFVSVFDVWLELFTVHQAYGINLAAVGIVAFGCTVQQSSFYGYTGMLPKRYTQGVMTGESTAGVIISLSRIFTKLLLPDERKNTIIFFFISIAMEMMCFILHLLVKRSKFVRYYTAHSSRGHERLKVKGHAEQGHGYRVHHNVNTEEENGTVESPQSEGPEREVPVTAAYMRFDAPRSRLRRNWPSFRDIILHRYMVAGVIWPYMLSITLTYFITLCLFPGLESEIRNCTLGEWLPILIMAIFNLSDFVGKILAALPYDWRGLHLLACSSTRVVFIPLFLLCVLPSDRPVFSHPAWPCVFSLLMGISNGYFGSVPMILAAGKVSPEQRELAGNTMTVSYMSGLTLGSAVAYITFSLTSMSHTSCIHTETVNGTFTTGL; from the exons atggCAACACTGGGCACAGAGCAGTTCAGGAGCGgtaccccctcacacacccccgaCGGCAACGTGGTGATGAACTTCAGCTTCGACGGGTATCCGCTGGAAGAGGAGGAGGTCCAGATCAAGgagaggcagcggcagcggcaaggCAGCGCCATGTCCAACGCCCACGAACCAG ATGTGGAGTCACATCCCAAGGACAGCTACCACGGTATCTACTTTGCCATGCTGCTGGCCGGAGTGGGATTCCTCCTGCCTTACAACAGCTTCATCACAGATGTGGACTAcctgcaccaaaaatatccag GAACATCTATCGTGTTTGACATGAGCCTCACCTACATCCTGGTGGCTCTTGTGGCCGTGATTTTAAACAACGCACTAGTGGAGTTGCTCAGCCTACACACCCGCATCACCGTGG GGTATCTGTTTGCATTGGGACCCCTGGTGTTTGTCAGCGTTTTCGATGTTTGGCTGGAGCTGTTCACGGTGCACCAGGCGTACGGCATCAACCTGGCAGCGGTAGGCATCGTGGCGTTCGGCTGTACCG TACAGCAGTCGAGCTTCTATGGTTACACAGGGATGCTGCCCAAACGATACACGCAAGGGGTGATGACTGGAGAAA GCACTGCCGGGGTCATCATTTCCCTCAGCAGAATTTTCACCAAACTCCTGCTCCCAGACGAGAGGAAGAACACCATCATCTTCTTCTTCATATCAATCGCCATGGAGATGATGTGCTTCATCTTGCACCTGCTGGTCAAAAGGAGCAAGTTTGTGCGATACTACACGGCCCACAGCAGCAGGGGCCACGAGCGGCTCAAGGTCAAAGGTCACGCGGAGCAGGGCCATGGTTACCGGGTTCACCATAATGTCAATACAGAGGAA GAGAACGGCACGGTGGAAAGCCCGCAGTCAGAGGGGCCAGAGCGCGAGGTCCCAGTGACAGCCGCCTACATGAGGTTCGATGCACCAAGGTCGAGGCTGAGGCGAAACTGGCCGAGTTTCAGAG ACATCATTCTACACCGGTACATGGTGGCTGGCGTTATCTGGCCCTACATGTTGTCCATTACACTAACGTACTTCATCACCCTCTGTCTGTTTCCGGGCCTGGAATCAGAAATCCGCAACTGCACTCTCGGAGAGTGGCTGCCCATCCTCATCATggccatcttcaacctgtccGACTTTGTGGGAAAG ATTCTCGCAGCCCTCCCTTACGACTGGAGAGGGCTCCACCTGTTGGCCTGCTCCTCCACGCGGGTGGTCTTCATCCCACTGTTCCTCCTGTGTGTACTGCCCAGTGACCGGCCAGTGTTCAGCCACCCCGCCTGGCCGTGTGTCTTCTCCCTGCTCATGGGCATCTCCAATGGTTATTTTGGTAGCGTGCCCATGATCCTGGCAGCGGGCAAAGTCAGCCCGGAGCAGAGAGAGCTGGCAG GCAACACCATGACTGTGTCCTACATGTCCGGCCTAACCCTGGGATCGGCAGTGGCCTACATCACCTTCAGCCTGACCAGTATGTCTCACACCTCATGCATTCACACTGAAACAGTCAACGGTACTTTCACCACAGGACTCTAA